TTCGAGGCCCTGTTCGGCGAACTCTACCAGCGGCGTCTCACAAAGGCCCATGGCCACAAATTTTCATGCAAAAACAAGCTTTTCAGCCTGGACGCTTCGAATTCCTGACCAATCACATGACGATACCGGCCAGGACCATCGCCGACATCGACAAGGGCCGCAGGCAGGTCGAAATCTTCTTCCGCTTCAGCAAACAGAACCTCAACATCACGCCGTTTCTCGGAAACTCGAAAAACGCCGTCCTGTCCCATGTCTATGTAGCGCTCATCGCGTACCTGCTTCTGGCCTACCAGAAATTCCAGTCAAAGATCGGCCTGCGTCTGCATTACCTGGCCCGGTTGGTGCGACGAAATCTGTTTCAGCAATGTGAAAGAAACGACCTCGTCGACCTCGACAGAAACAATCAAAGATCAATGATTCTGGGAAACTAAATTGATTTCTTTACTCGGACAGAAATGACCCGCCGCTTTCCATAACGCTGCGACATCAGTGTCTTCGTCCCGAGCGAAACGAAGAAAGGACCGATGAACAAAGACACGCATTTTAAACTATCTTACCTGGTGAATGGGTTGTCAAGAAATCCCCTGCGCCTCACAGCATGGCCAGGGCCTTTTCGGCCCGCTCGGCCAGCACCTCCAGGGGCGCCTCGGGCAGGCTGACATGGGCCGCCGCCAGGTACAGGGGCTCGCGTTCGGCCAGGGTGGCCTTGATCTCCTCGGCCAGTTCCAGGTCCGTGAGGTTCGGCCGCTGGTCGGGCTTGAAATCGGCCAGGAGGCGCTCGGCCAGCCGCTCCGGGTCGGCCTGGAGGTAGACCACCACCCCCCGGGCCAGCACCTTGCGGTTTTCCGGCAACAGCACCGCGCCGCCCCCCGTGGCCACCACCCGGCCCGGGGTCTTGGCCGTCTCGGCCAGGATGTCCCGCTCGATCTCCCGGAACCGTTCCCAGCCCTCGCGCTCCACCAGGGCGGCGATGGTCTCCCCCCGCAGCTCACGGAACACCTCGTCCAGATCCAGAAAAGGCCGCCCCAGTCGCTCTGCCAAAAGCCTGCCCAGGCTGGTCTTGCCCGAGGCCCGGGGACCGATCAGATAGATGTTGTGCGGCGTGGTCACGGCCATGCTGTGCCTCCAAAAGCAGGATGGCAGGGCATACCGCGCCCCGGGCCGGATGGGAAGCCCCGGCCGGGGCGGGGTGCAAATCGTGGGCGGGAATGCTACATGGTCGCCTGGCCGCGCCGAGGCGGCGTGGGGGAGACGCGCACATGCTCGACGATCTGGCAGTGGTCCTTTTCCGACCCAAATTCGCGGAAAACGTGGGTTCCGCCGCCCGGGCCTGCGCCAACATGGGGGTTTCCCGGCTCATCCTGGTGGCCCCCCGCGACGACGACCCGGGGCGGGCCGAGGCCCTGGCCACGGCCAAGGGCCGGGAGGTGCTGTCCCAGGCCGTGCGCTGCCCGGACCTGGAAACGGCCCTGGCCCCCTTTTCCCGGGTCTACGGCACGACGGCCCGCATCGGCGGCTGGCGCAAGGGCTTCGTCACCCCGCGCGCGGCCGCAGCCGAGATCGTCCCGGCCCTGGCGGCCGGCGAGGCCACGGCCCTGGTCTTCGGCCCTGAGGATGCCGGGCTCACCAACCAGGAAACCCGCCTGTGCGGCCGTCTGGTGACCATCCCCACTGCAGGCGGGGCCACCTCCCTAAACCTGGCCCAGGCCGTGCTGGTCCTTTTGTACGAATGCCTCACCACGGCCCGGGATCACGCCCGGCCCGGCGGCCCTCCGGCCGAGGTCACGCCCCCCGGGGCCGCCAACGTCGGCCGGGAGATCACCCATGCCGAACGCGAGGCCCTGTTTTCGGCCCTGGGCAAGGCCCTTACGGCCATCGATTTTCTCAAGGACGACAACCCCGACTATTTTCTTTTGCCCATGCGCCGCTTCGCCGAACGGGTGCGCCCCACCCGGGCCGAATTCAACATGCTCATGGGGGTATGCCGCCAGATCCTGTGGGCCACGGGAAAAACCGGCCCCGGCCAAGGACGCGGTGTTCCGGAAACCGCCAAAGACGTATGACGTTCGGCAAGCCGGGAAAAGACAGTCAATATCATGGAACGCCGAAAAACCTTCTCCGAAACGCGACCCAGGCCCGCATGGCCGTCCAGAAGGCGGCCCCGCCCGATCCTGGCCCCTGTGCGGAACGCAACCTCCTTCCCATTCCGGACGGTCACCACATGTCCATGATCACGCCCCACCCGTGTCCCTGGCGACCGGTCCTCCCGGCCCTCCTTTTCGCCCTGTGCCTTCTTTTCCCAGCCCCGCCCGCGTCGTCCGGGCAGGCCGCCGGGGATCAGAACAAGCTCTTGGAGCAGACCCGCCAGGATATCAGGGATTCGGGCCGGGCCATCACCCAAAGCCGGAAGGATCTTGAAGCCAAGCGGCAGGAAATCGGGGAATCCGTGGCGGCCCTCAAGCGCACCCGCGATGAACTGGCCCTGTGGGCCTGGATGGCCGACAACCCATGGGATCTGCGCGACGTCATGGAGGGCGTGGACGACCTGCGCGGCAAGGCCCGGGCCCTTCTCGACATCCCGGACGCCTCTGAGGCCGACATCGTGCATCAGGTGAACTACCTGGACAAATTGGAGGCCCGCATCGCCCAGAGCCTGCGCGAAGGCCTAGGCCCCGAAAACGATGTGCAGCTTCGCCTGATCCTGGGCGATCTGATTACCCTGCGCGTGCGGCTGGGCGATCTGCGCACGGACACCGAGACCGTCCTGCGTCCGACGGAGGAATTCCTGGAATCCGTGGACGCCTGGAAAACCTCGCTCACGCAGGAACTCAACCACGCCTGGGAGCCGTATTATTTCACCCCGGATCCCTGGCTTTCCGATCTGACCGATTCCGACACCATGTCCCAGGTGCTGAGAGATTGGGGCAAGTCGACCAGGCTGGCCATCACGGTCGCCGTCCAGGACCGGGAGGCCGGGGAGTGGCTGGCGAAACTGGCCCTGGTCCTGGTTATCGCCGTGCTGCCGTGGCTGGTCATCCGCCAAGCCCTGCGCCGCATGAAGGCGACAAAGGCCCACCCGGAGGTCATACGGCAATTCAGCCGGGCCGCAGCCTGCCTGAGTTTCGGTCTGGGCATTGCCTTTTTCGCCACACAGATCGGGTTCGTGCTGTATTCCGAACTGTCCGCCTTGGCCGAGGTCTTTTTCACGGCCGCCCTGGTCCTGGCCTCCCGGGGCATGACGCTTGTGTCCGCCGGCCCCCTCTCGTCGCCGCGCACCTTCACCCGCTGGCCCCTGTGGGGGCTCTTCTGCCTGGGGCTTCTGCTTCAGGTGCCAGCCATCCCCGACCCCCTGGCCACGCCGCTTTTCGCCCTGGCCCTGTGCGGGGCCGCCCTCCTGGTCAGGCGACACGGCCGCACGGCCGAGACCCGCCTGGATGCGGCCATTTCCGCCTGCTGCGTGTTCATCCTGCCCGCCCTGGCCCTGTGCGCCCTGGCCGGATACGCCCGGGCGGCCATTCTGGCCACGTCGGTGCTGTTTTACGCGGTCCTGTCCCTGCGGCTGTCCGTAGCCATCGAGCTTTTACGCGAACGCCGGATGGAGGTTCTCGCCAACAACAGCGGCCATACCCTGGCCAAGGCGATTTTGTCCGGGCTGGGATTCCCCCTGGTCCTTCTGACGGTGTTTTTTTTCTGCCTGGTTTTCGCCTCCACCCAGTTTGAGGCCCGCGACATCTTCACTGCCCTGCTTGCCCAGGAAATCCACCTCGACTATGTGACGTTAAGCGCCCAAAACGTCCTGGCCGTGATCCTGGCCTTCTACCTGACCCGGATGGCCATCGCCGCCTCCCGGTCGTTTCTCCTGCATCCCTCTCTGCCCACGCGCCGCAAGAAAAAGCGCGGCGTGGCCGCAAGCACTCTGGCCACCATCGTCGGCTACCTGTGGTGGGCGGGATTTGTGCTCTGCGCCCTGCTTCTGGTGGGATTTTCGCCCACGGGGCTGGCGGTGGTGGCCGGGGGATTGAGCGTGGGCATTGGGTTCGGGCTGCAAAACATCGTCAGCAACTTCATAAGCGGATTGATCCTGCTTTTCGGCCGCTCCGTGGAGCCCGGCGACGTGCTCATCCTGGGCAGCGACATGGTCGTGGTGCGCCGGGTGAACATCCGCAACACCGTCGTGGAGACCATGGACAACGCCACGGTGTTCGTGCCCAACTCCGAACTGATCACCGGTCGGCTGACCAACTTAAGCCACAAGGATCCCACCGTGCGCCGCGAGGTGACGGTGGGCGTGGCCTACGGCTCGGATCGCGAGCTCGTGCGGCGCCTTCTTCTGGAGGCCGCCGCGCATAGCCCCCGGGTGCTCGCGGAACCTGCCCCGTCCGTGGTCTTCACCGACTTCGGGCCAAGCGCCCTGGAATTCCGGCTTCGGGTCTGGATCAACGAACCCCAGGACGGCCTGACCATCGTCTCCGGCGTGCGCGAGGCCATCGACGACCTCTTCCGGCAAAACGACGTGGAGATATCCTTCCCCCAGACCGATGTGCATCTGCGCTCGGCCCCGGGCCTGGACAAGGCCCTTGACGCAGCCCGGACATCCTGGAACACCGGCCCCTCATGCGCCGCGCCGCGCCCGGCCCCGGAGCCGGTCCCGGGTCCGACGCCGGATAACCGGTCGGCGTCTCCGGAAACACCGAAGAGGAAAAGCTCATGAGCGATTCGACGACAAAAAAATCCAAGGTCTTCTTCGCCGACCTGCGGGCCCGCACCCCCCGGGAAAACCGCACAATGAAGATCAAAAAGCTCTTTGACGCCGCCGGGTTCGCCTCATGCGTCAAGCCCGGCGACTTAACCGCCGTCAAACTGCATTTCGGGGAGCGCGGCTGCGACACCCACATAAGCCCCACCCTGGTCCGGGCCGTGGTGGACAAGATCGCCGAGCGCGGCGGCCGTCCCTTTCTGACCGACACCAACACCCTGTATTCCGGCTCCCGCCACAACGGAGCGGATCATCTGCTCACCGCTCTGGAACACGGCTTCGGCTTCGAGGTCACGGCCGCGCCCATCCTCATCGCCGACGGCCTGTCCAGCACCAACGTGGCCGAGGTGCCCATCCACCGCAAACACTTCGAGACGGTCAAGATCGCGGGCGACATCGTGGCCGCCCAGAGCATGCTGGTCATCTCCCATTTCAAGGGCCACGAGATGGCCGGATTCGGCGGCGCGGTGAAAAATCTGGCCATGGGCTGCGCCCCGCGCGTGGGCAAGCAGGAGCAGCACTGCGTACGCTTCCGGGTGGACGCCAAAAAATGCGTGGGCTGCGGGGCCTGCTTCAAGGTCTGTCCCCAAAAGGCCGTGACCATGGCCGAAAAAAAGGCCTGCATCGACCCCGAAAAATGCATCGGCTGCGGCGAATGCCTCACCGTGTGCCAGGACAAGGCCGTGGGCCTGGATTTTCGCACGGATCTTTCCGAATTCATGGAGCGCATGGTGGAATACGCCTATGGGGCCATCAAAAACAAACGCAACCGGGTGGGCTTCATCAACATCCTCACCAACGTCACCCCGGACTGCGACTGCGTGCCCTGGAGCGACGCCCCCCTGGTGCCCGACATCGGCTTTCTGGCCTCCACCGATCCCGTGGCCCTGGACGCGGCCTGCTTCGACCTGGTCAACGCCCAGGCCGCCAATCCCGGGGCCATGCTCACGTCCTGTACCTGCCCCGGCGAAAACAAGTTCGCCGGATGCTGGCCCGAAACCAAGGGCGAGATCACCTTCACCCACGG
Above is a genomic segment from Desulfolutivibrio sulfodismutans DSM 3696 containing:
- a CDS encoding transposase; protein product: MHVLRGPVRRTLPAASHKGPWPQIFMQKQAFQPGRFEFLTNHMTIPARTIADIDKGRRQVEIFFRFSKQNLNITPFLGNSKNAVLSHVYVALIAYLLLAYQKFQSKIGLRLHYLARLVRRNLFQQCERNDLVDLDRNNQRSMILGN
- a CDS encoding shikimate kinase → MAVTTPHNIYLIGPRASGKTSLGRLLAERLGRPFLDLDEVFRELRGETIAALVEREGWERFREIERDILAETAKTPGRVVATGGGAVLLPENRKVLARGVVVYLQADPERLAERLLADFKPDQRPNLTDLELAEEIKATLAEREPLYLAAAHVSLPEAPLEVLAERAEKALAML
- a CDS encoding DUF362 domain-containing protein; this translates as MSDSTTKKSKVFFADLRARTPRENRTMKIKKLFDAAGFASCVKPGDLTAVKLHFGERGCDTHISPTLVRAVVDKIAERGGRPFLTDTNTLYSGSRHNGADHLLTALEHGFGFEVTAAPILIADGLSSTNVAEVPIHRKHFETVKIAGDIVAAQSMLVISHFKGHEMAGFGGAVKNLAMGCAPRVGKQEQHCVRFRVDAKKCVGCGACFKVCPQKAVTMAEKKACIDPEKCIGCGECLTVCQDKAVGLDFRTDLSEFMERMVEYAYGAIKNKRNRVGFINILTNVTPDCDCVPWSDAPLVPDIGFLASTDPVALDAACFDLVNAQAANPGAMLTSCTCPGENKFAGCWPETKGEITFTHGEAVGLGHRAYELISLKERSSTSHAPHARASHDIKK
- a CDS encoding mechanosensitive ion channel family protein; this translates as MSMITPHPCPWRPVLPALLFALCLLFPAPPASSGQAAGDQNKLLEQTRQDIRDSGRAITQSRKDLEAKRQEIGESVAALKRTRDELALWAWMADNPWDLRDVMEGVDDLRGKARALLDIPDASEADIVHQVNYLDKLEARIAQSLREGLGPENDVQLRLILGDLITLRVRLGDLRTDTETVLRPTEEFLESVDAWKTSLTQELNHAWEPYYFTPDPWLSDLTDSDTMSQVLRDWGKSTRLAITVAVQDREAGEWLAKLALVLVIAVLPWLVIRQALRRMKATKAHPEVIRQFSRAAACLSFGLGIAFFATQIGFVLYSELSALAEVFFTAALVLASRGMTLVSAGPLSSPRTFTRWPLWGLFCLGLLLQVPAIPDPLATPLFALALCGAALLVRRHGRTAETRLDAAISACCVFILPALALCALAGYARAAILATSVLFYAVLSLRLSVAIELLRERRMEVLANNSGHTLAKAILSGLGFPLVLLTVFFFCLVFASTQFEARDIFTALLAQEIHLDYVTLSAQNVLAVILAFYLTRMAIAASRSFLLHPSLPTRRKKKRGVAASTLATIVGYLWWAGFVLCALLLVGFSPTGLAVVAGGLSVGIGFGLQNIVSNFISGLILLFGRSVEPGDVLILGSDMVVVRRVNIRNTVVETMDNATVFVPNSELITGRLTNLSHKDPTVRREVTVGVAYGSDRELVRRLLLEAAAHSPRVLAEPAPSVVFTDFGPSALEFRLRVWINEPQDGLTIVSGVREAIDDLFRQNDVEISFPQTDVHLRSAPGLDKALDAARTSWNTGPSCAAPRPAPEPVPGPTPDNRSASPETPKRKSS
- a CDS encoding RNA methyltransferase, translating into MLDDLAVVLFRPKFAENVGSAARACANMGVSRLILVAPRDDDPGRAEALATAKGREVLSQAVRCPDLETALAPFSRVYGTTARIGGWRKGFVTPRAAAAEIVPALAAGEATALVFGPEDAGLTNQETRLCGRLVTIPTAGGATSLNLAQAVLVLLYECLTTARDHARPGGPPAEVTPPGAANVGREITHAEREALFSALGKALTAIDFLKDDNPDYFLLPMRRFAERVRPTRAEFNMLMGVCRQILWATGKTGPGQGRGVPETAKDV